ATTCCTCTTGGTATGTATTAACTATTTCAACCATTGATTCATTTCAATCAGGAAAAGACTtcaaaaacttattagaaaaaaaagttttcagaGCCCATTTGTTTATTGAACATTCAATGCGGCGTCTTAATggctgtttttatttttgtcgaAAACTAATGATAAAATGTTGATTGAACAGTCTTAGGCTTAGAAGTTTAAGCGCACTGCGATAATTTTTTTGCGGTTTCAGAATCGCAAGCAGTGTAATGCACGGCATACTTCATAAACGGACGCACTTGCAAGACTAAAACCGCCAGAATTTAGCCTGCAACCGCATGGAATTAATCGCAGTGCGTTCTAAGCCTTAAGCAATtcgaaatgtaaattttgtctgaacatacctacttatacatgtTTTCTTGGGAAGCGATTTTATATACCAATAGGATCTAGTATAATTAGTTGGTTGCTGTTACGTCTACGGcgcttatacagtgtgtaagtcaaatacgggcaataaattaaaccagatatagaatttacccgtcttatcattaattaagatgtttttttaagttacacttaattatgaccccgtgaataattttttccacatgtaccgagcagcaatgtactgtaaacattaagaaacagaagatgataatgacattacgagatacgagcttttcatagtaactgccaacaagcgttgacagttactttaaaaagctcgtatcccgtaacgtgtgtggtgtattacatagcgggccgaattattttgtatggttaaaattttcaatgcatttctaagtaaaatactttttaggtcctatgctaaccaccgtttgaatattcgcccgtattggatttacacactgtagatTCTACATACATTATTGCTATACGTTTATAATTATACTGTTCATTTCAGATGGCGACAATTTCACGTTCACTTTGAAACAACCTGTCGGCGTATGTGGATTGATTCTGCCATGGAATTTCCCCATAACGATGTTCATCAGCAAAGTCGTAACAGCGTTATCTGCAGGTACCTGATGGTCTACCTATGTGAAACTCTGTAACACTTTTTTTCATTTGTTCTATGTTTACGTAACTGTACCTATTTAGTGGCCTTAAAGCGCTCCCGGGCGCAAGGCTTGAGTGTAACCATCGCTTTTAGTCTAATTTCGAACGTTCACCCATTAAATCGGATTGGCATTCTCCAGGATGTACGGTGGTAATAAAGCCCGCAGAGCAGACCCCGTTGACAGCTCTTGCTCTGGTGGCTCTGCTGAAAGAGGCTGGCGTGCCCGCGGGCGTGGTCAACGTGGTCACCGGCTACGGCCCCGGCGCGGGAACTGCGCTCACACACCACCCTGACGTTGCGAAAATTTCTTTCACAGGCTCTGTTGAGGTACGCTGCCCccttaagccaattagcggtatctcaaaaacGAATAATGTTGAGAATGGAATTAtaagataaataatttaaacctATATGTTTGCATTTTGAtttgagataccgctaattggctGACGTAACGTAGGTAATGCATGCTGCTAGCATTTTTTTATCAGATGCCGTGACGCTCAATGCTtcaaaacaataatatttaagAATTCGCTTTTTTTCATCTTCAACCGAAAACTAACGTTATTCCGTTAAGATAAGAGTTTATACAAGACTGTGACGTAAgtctaaattttaaatttcaggTTGGAAAGCTAATTCAGCAAGCTGCTGGTAAAGTTAACTTGAAGCGGGTTACCCTTGAACTTGGAGGCAAGAGCCCCCTCATAATCATGAATGATGCTGATCgtgagtttattttttatttttaagatattcCGCAAAACATAAGCAGACTGGTCTGTATgtatagggaccgtgcgcgttggagggtctgccatcttgtagCCTGAATCGGAAGCATAAACACGTGCATTGCCAAAGTGCTACCATCAACCATTGTCGTACGTTTTCTCGTGCATCTTGCTTTttggttctgccatcttgtgggctacatcggaagcataaacttcacatttacgcctcgcaCCAAAAATCTGACGGCTCCTATGCCACCCCCTGTAGTTCATGCACGCTTCCTATAAGATCAACGAGGGTTTTCACTTCGAACAGTGACAGTTACAAAATTTTCACGTATAGTTGGCAACCACGAGTCGATGATAGTAATAAATTTCGCTTAAATAATCATGGGTATGGATTCAGAGCagttaacaaatgacatttagctttgtttaaaaatgaagtacctatatcATTTTAGTGAATGTAGCGGTACCAACTGCGGCGTACGGAGTGTTCACTCATCAAGGCCAAGTTTGTGTGGCCGCGTCACGCCTGTTCGTCCAATCTGGTATCTATGACAAGTTCGTCGAAAAGGCAGTGGAGTTTGCCAAAAACCGGAAGGTTGGAAACCCGGCCGATACTGCCGTAGATCAAGGGCCACAGGTATCAATTTTATtgcatatatatttttacatgtcttatttagttatatgtaggtatgtataaaatgTGTACAGTCTATATATAAAGAGTATAATGTAAATGTGttctaaatatatataaaaagagCATTAGTAGTTTTCGATGATTATTTGATTACACCTTTAATCGATTACGTTTTCACCCAATATTTTCATATCCAGGTTGACGGTGAGATGATGGACAAAGTGCTCGGCTATATTGAAAAGGGTAAAAAAGAGGGCGCGAAACTGTTGACAGGCGGGAAACGTATCGGCACATCTGGCTTTTATGTCGAGCCCACCGTCTTCGCTGACGTCAAAGATGACATGACAATTGCTAAAGAAGAGGTAAGCGTTGAAATTCTTAAACTTTtctactatagtctgtcaagctggatatgtcagtagcaatatAAAGCAGAGAGCCTAGGAAACGGACataaagcagcaatgtacatactacatcgaacaacgatgaaatgtaaacaaaacagttccacagataagatataaatgacacgcgattctcaagcaattcaaacgtagtgttgctgaCCCGCGATTTTTAAATctttccgcctttttctactgacaacatTTGCTTGACCGACTATATTAGTACTATAAAGTTTAAGGACCTTCCCCATGATTGGCTATGCGAAGTCATCCGCCAACGGTTCCCTGAAACCATATTACGATATATGGACAGAATCTTAACCACTTGGTTTGTTTGTAGATATTCGGCCCCGTTCAGAGCATCCTGAAGTTCGACACGCTGGAGGAGGTGATCGACCGCGCCAATAACACCAGCTACGGTCTCGCTGCAGGCATCTTCACGACCAACCTCAATAACGCGTTGCAGTACGCGAAGCACGTGGAAGCTGGCAATGTCTGGTGAGCTCCTTTTTATTTCAGAAGCTCAAGTCCGATCGTGTATGGAGTATTGCAGCCACCTGTGGGACGGCTGAGCTAAATACCAACTCGCCGCTTTGGACTCAGTGGAGCGCAGAGCCAggaggatgattggtgacaagaagctaacgggtaagcttcagtctttggcccatcggcggaaagtcgccagtctgtcgTTATTCTACAGGTTGCgcttcggggagtgtgctcaagagctatacgagcttattccacagtccccattctaccatcggacttttagacgcacggccggtttccatccttacttggtagatactcgtattccaccaattcgcacgaagcgctttgcttcctcgtttcttatgcgcactgccaaggaatggaattccttgcaggcgtctatatttccgagctcatataacccggcaacctttaaatcaagggtgaacaggcaccctctcggcaggctcgctccatcgtaggccacgtcttcgcgtCGGCTAGTCGGTGGCCATGAGTAatcccatttataatataaaaaaagaacATTTATTGTTAACATAGGAGTTTTATTCATGTCGGATAAACGGTAATAAAACTAAAGAAAattctttttcacctcagcagctcgatcaagggtactttgctacttaaaaacagtgagcaaaatcacattttgctcactgagtgagacaaaatgacattcaagtgaccttaatattcaaatgtcatttcaacatgcggggtctaatacaagttcgaaatacttggattttattatctctgtccctttcacgtcgttagcaaaaagaaagagacaaaaaaagttcaaacggcattcaacggtatattgacggtttacagctggtcaaccaaatcttgtcagtaattaaaaataaacaaaaagaaaaccaaaacaaaataacttaatataaattctttttttaaaaaagggaaccgccttcaaaaaaaccaacccactgaaaagcataaaataattgttatatggcacccctatacatgtccagtccctatatcccgtcgtaaagcaaatttctgccaaaaagtaattaatacctaataataagaaaattaataatcatccgggtaattacttcgtttttgaagtcggtgccaaaccaaaattttagagaaccgatattttagacaacgaagaacgctgcacgtacttgcattataaatacatacttagtttactcattaatttagttcttgtaggtactacatactcgtatttttttttctgattggtagcaaagaatgtttttgttggtttggcaccgccttcaaaaacgaagtaattacccggatgattattaattttcttattattaggtattaattactttttggcagaaatttgctttacgacgggatatagggactggacatgtataggggtgccatataacaattattttatgcttttcagtgggttggtttttttgaaggcggttcccttttttaaaaaaagaatttatattaagttattttgttttggttttctttttgtttatttttaagttttttattattttttatttattttattttattttttactttttagtgataggtcaatcatttattttaggttttgggctaaaatactggTTTGTTAGGcttagttttagtgtaatttagtattaagttattttgttttggttttctttttgtttatttttaatttgtttattcttttttatttatttaattttatttttaatttttagtgataggtacttcatttattttaggttttgggctaaaatacttgtttgttaggatctccatttagttttgggctagtaagtaactacctacctactaatgttgctgaactgatggcctaactcgatgataatcgcgacaaaacataagatgacgtttcggtgctaaacgatttgtattaatattgctcccactcccactgccactcccacttccagtcccagtcccagtcccactcccattcccagtccgagtccaactccgactcccactgccactattttatctaaatcggattcagcaacttaaatttgatggtaggtaaaccgatagcatcgccacctaccggatccaattggtttttctaaccatccatgtactgtacactaaaactttctccagaatgtaacaaacacttttccgaaaatggcatcaaaatcggttcagtcaaacacgagataatcacgaagaaacatacatacaaacatacgggtcaaacggagaacttcctttttttaaaggcggttagaaaatagttgatcgacccacctagtggaactctgcaacataggcacacgacgataAGTCggctaaccaaaacaaagtgtgcctatgttgcaccaaatctgagttccactaggtacagccagggttcaccatcagttctatctagggtactgctctcccaagtgctcatcaagatgtgacggatgaccaaaatagcgtgggcctatgttgcaccaaacctgagttccactaggtacatccagggttcagcatcagctctatcttgggtactgctctcccaagtgctcatcaaggcgtgtcggatgaccaaaacagcgtgggactatattgcaccaaacctgagttccactaggtacagccagggttcagcatcagctctatcttggctactgctcttccaagtgctcatcaagacgcgtcggatgaccaaaacagcgtgggcctatgttgcaccaaacctgagttccactaggtacttccagggttcagcatcagctctatcttgggtactgctctcccaattgctcatcaaggcgtgtcggatgaccaaaacagcgtgggcctatgttgcaccaaacctgagttccactaggtacagccagggttcagcatcagctcagatctatgtatactaaaaccttctccagaatgtaacaaacacttttctgaaaaccgcatcaaaatcggttcagccaaacgcgagataatcgcgaacaaatatacatacatacatacatacatacatacatacatacatacgggtcaaactgagaacctccttttttttttgaaggcggttaaaaaaaggcgcgaaattcaaattttctatgggacgatatcccttcgcgcctacatttttcaaatttgccgcctttttctactgtcaagatctggttgaccaagtatataatagacccccgaaaaacgtcagaatgcatcgttccaaaacacatacaagtatgaattcttaataattcattaatgaaaataaagtttcagatttgataaaaactgataaaacactatattttacgtaatttattgtacgattaaaataatgaactcaaaaaatacacagtatatcacgtaaaataaataattatact
This portion of the Cydia amplana chromosome 7, ilCydAmpl1.1, whole genome shotgun sequence genome encodes:
- the LOC134649572 gene encoding aldehyde dehydrogenase 1A1-like isoform X1; translation: MAPEIKYTKLFINNEWVDAKSGKTFDTYSPHDGSVIAKVAEGDKADVDLAVSAAKAAFHRNSEWRLLDASARGRLLNKFADLVLRDSKYLAELESYNNGMLVNMALFLSERNALSIRYLASLADKIQGDTIPLDGDNFTFTLKQPVGVCGLILPWNFPITMFISKVVTALSAGCTVVIKPAEQTPLTALALVALLKEAGVPAGVVNVVTGYGPGAGTALTHHPDVAKISFTGSVEVGKLIQQAAGKVNLKRVTLELGGKSPLIIMNDADLNVAVPTAAYGVFTHQGQVCVAASRLFVQSGIYDKFVEKAVEFAKNRKVGNPADTAVDQGPQVDGEMMDKVLGYIEKGKKEGAKLLTGGKRIGTSGFYVEPTVFADVKDDMTIAKEEIFGPVQSILKFDTLEEVIDRANNTSYGLAAGIFTTNLNNALQYAKHVEAGNVWVNGYMMAGPQSPFGGYKDSGYGREAGLNCVDPYLEVKSVAISLPKKF
- the LOC134649572 gene encoding aldehyde dehydrogenase 1A1-like isoform X2 — its product is MAPEIKYTKADVDLAVSAAKAAFHRNSEWRLLDASARGRLLNKFADLVLRDSKYLAELESYNNGMLVNMALFLSERNALSIRYLASLADKIQGDTIPLDGDNFTFTLKQPVGVCGLILPWNFPITMFISKVVTALSAGCTVVIKPAEQTPLTALALVALLKEAGVPAGVVNVVTGYGPGAGTALTHHPDVAKISFTGSVEVGKLIQQAAGKVNLKRVTLELGGKSPLIIMNDADLNVAVPTAAYGVFTHQGQVCVAASRLFVQSGIYDKFVEKAVEFAKNRKVGNPADTAVDQGPQVDGEMMDKVLGYIEKGKKEGAKLLTGGKRIGTSGFYVEPTVFADVKDDMTIAKEEIFGPVQSILKFDTLEEVIDRANNTSYGLAAGIFTTNLNNALQYAKHVEAGNVWVNGYMMAGPQSPFGGYKDSGYGREAGLNCVDPYLEVKSVAISLPKKF